From the Acidobacteriota bacterium genome, the window TGTTCAACGGCAACTACCTCACCTACTACGACGTTGCGTGGACCGAGTATTTCCGCGCGGTTGGCTACGAGTGGAAAGATCTGCTCGCGCTTGGAGTGGACACGGTACTGGCTCGCACAACGATGGTGTTCAAATCGCCGGCGCGCTTCGACGAGATTCTACAGGTGCACACTCGCGTCTCGAAGATCGGAACGACCAGCCTGACCTTCGAATTCGAGATCTACCCCGAAGGCGAAGACCGCCTGATCAATTCGGCGAACTCTATATACGTATGCGTTGACCCGAAGGCGTTGAAGCCGGCGCCCGTGCCGGAAGATCTCCGCCAGCGTATCAGCGGGTTTGAAGGAAGTAACTTAACCGAAGGGTGACAAGAGCCGCGCCCAGAGGAGCCGTTCGTAATTCCGCTATCGCCACAAAGGCGTTATTCTGTTGCCAAGAGAACTGGGACGCTTTCCAACTCGATCAAACAAGGAGAAGACACGTGAGTCCGATTCAAAGAAGAGTCGAACACATCATTGAGCCACAACCGGTCATTGAAGGAGCGGGAGTGAAACTCAAGAGAAGCATCGGCACGCGGACCCTGGACTATCTCGATCCATTCTTGTTGCTCGATCATTTCGCGGATAGCAAACCGGAAGATTATGAAGCCGGTTTCCCGCTCCATCCTCATCGAGGAATCGAGACTGTCACCTACGTGCTGCGAGGCGCCGTCGATCATCGGGACACCCTTGGCAACGCCGGGAGCATTGGCCCGGGCGACGTTCAGTGGATGTCGGCCGGCGGCGGCATCATGCACGAGGAGATGCCTCAAGTCCGACCCGAAGGCATCGACGGGTTTCAACTCTGGGTCAACCTCCCGGCGAAGCTCAAGATGTCCAGACCGCGCTATCAGGGTATTGAAGCCAGCGAGATTCCCGCGGTCGAGATCGAAGGCGGAGCAAGGATCCGTGTGATTACCGGCACAGCAGGCGGCGTAAAAGGTCCGGTTAGCGGGATCGCCGCGGATCCGGTATATCTCGACGTTTCCGTTCCGGCTCACACCTCTTTCACCCATCAGATCGCCCGCGGCCACACCGCCTTCGCCTACGTGTTTGAAGGCGAGGCTGCATTTGCCGACGACGATCAAAGACAAGTATCACACACGAGACTCGTGGTGTGGGGCGACGGCGAATACGTCAAGGTCGTCACCGCTGAAAGTCCTGTTCGGTTCCTGCTGGTGTCAGGCAAGCCTTTGAACGAGCCCATCGCGCGATACGGCCCCTTCGTGATGAATACGAGAGAAGAGATCGAGCAGGCGCTACGGGACCTGAGAGCAGGTACGTTCGTCTGGTCGGGACCGGAATAACCCACCCGCGATCAAAGCTCCTTTAGAGCGATGGCAAATATCTTTTCACAACCGTGCGATGAGGGCGCGATCATCTCGAAGCCCGCGGTTGCCCGGTGCCCGCGGGCTGCTGAGCCCTGGATTCTCGCCGCGACAATCCTGGGGTCGAGCATGGCCTTCATCGATGGAACGGTGGTC encodes:
- a CDS encoding pirin family protein; this translates as MSPIQRRVEHIIEPQPVIEGAGVKLKRSIGTRTLDYLDPFLLLDHFADSKPEDYEAGFPLHPHRGIETVTYVLRGAVDHRDTLGNAGSIGPGDVQWMSAGGGIMHEEMPQVRPEGIDGFQLWVNLPAKLKMSRPRYQGIEASEIPAVEIEGGARIRVITGTAGGVKGPVSGIAADPVYLDVSVPAHTSFTHQIARGHTAFAYVFEGEAAFADDDQRQVSHTRLVVWGDGEYVKVVTAESPVRFLLVSGKPLNEPIARYGPFVMNTREEIEQALRDLRAGTFVWSGPE
- a CDS encoding thioesterase family protein, whose protein sequence is MKSDFRFHHDIRVRFADTDLQGIVFNGNYLTYYDVAWTEYFRAVGYEWKDLLALGVDTVLARTTMVFKSPARFDEILQVHTRVSKIGTTSLTFEFEIYPEGEDRLINSANSIYVCVDPKALKPAPVPEDLRQRISGFEGSNLTEG